Proteins encoded by one window of Rhodamnia argentea isolate NSW1041297 chromosome 6, ASM2092103v1, whole genome shotgun sequence:
- the LOC115755711 gene encoding xyloglucan O-acetyltransferase 1 isoform X1: MGGSSPFKDQNKQHSTTTTTMTTFFSFWRFLPYTIYAILPMALFRVYFYPLPVPQSPTDRLPRSDHILVAPSLSSPRQAEKPGGDAVTEAPPPPCDYTNGKWVPDKSGPLYNGTTCGTIKDGQNCIAHGRPDLEYLYWRWKPRLCHLPRFQPTKFLQLLRNKNVAFVGDSMARNQLESLLCMLSSVSDPILVYRDGEDNKFRKWNFPGHNMTISVYWSPFLVKGVEKSSSGPDYNKLYLDSVDERWAGDLGSLDMVVLSVGHWFLHPAVYFEGGSALGCHYCPGLNHTEIGFYDVLRKALRTSLKALIARTRASGRVTDVFVTTFSPSHFEGDWDKFGACPKTKPYQEGEKPLEGMDAEMRKIEVEEVVAAKADARDFSGIRLEALDITKLSLMRPDGHPGPYMYAFPFADGVKDRVQNDCVHWCLPGPIDTWNGILLEAIKRWNGGEMNRLSLDLAR, encoded by the exons atgGGTGGTTCGAGCCCATTCAAAGACCAGAATAAGCAACactcgacgacgacgacgacgatgacgaccttcttctccttctggaGGTTCTTGCCTTACACCATCTACGCCATCCTTCCCATGGCTCTCTTCCGCGTGTACTTCTACCCTCTCCCTGTCCCCCAGTCTCCCACGGACCGCCTCCCTCGCTCCGACCACATCCTCGTTGcgccttctctctcctctccccgtCAAG CTGAAAAACCAGGAGGTGATGCAGTCACTGAAGCCCCTCCTCCTCCCTGTGACTACACCAATGGCAAGTGGGTCCCCGACAAGTCGGGCCCTCTCTACAATGGGACGACTTGCGGCACGATAAAGGATGGCCAGAATTGCATCGCACACGGCAGGCCTGATTTGGAGTACCTCTATTGGAGGTGGAAGCCCCGTCTATGCCACCTACCCAGGTTTCAACCGACCAAATTTCTCCAACTTCTCAGGAACAAAAATGTCGCCTTTGTTGGTGACTCCATGGCTAGGAACCAGTTGGAGTCTCTCCTCTGCATGCTGTCCTCTGTTTCTGACCCCATCCTTGTGTACAGAGATGGAGAGGACAACAAGTTTAGGAAGTGGAATTTCCCCGGTCACAACATGACCATTTCGGTATACTGGTCACCTTTTCTAGTTAAGGGTGTGGAGAAATCAAGCTCAGGGCCTGATTACAACAAGTTGTATTTAGACTCTGTGGATGAGAGGTGGGCAGGCGATTTAGGTTCGCTGGACATGGTGGTTCTGTCAGTCGGGCATTGGTTTCTTCATCCTGCTGTGTATTTCGAGGGTGGCTCTGCCCTTGGATGCCATTACTGCCCCGGCTTGAACCATACTGAAATCGGTTTCTACGATGTGTTGAGGAAGGCCTTGAGGACTTCGCTTAAGGCCCTGATTGCTAGGACCAGGGCTAGTGGCAGGGTGACGGATGTGTTCGTGACGACGTTCTCGCCATCGCATTTTGAGGGCGACTGGGACAAGTTCGGTGCTTGTCCGAAGACGAAGCCTTATCAAGAAGGTGAAAAGCCGCTCGAAGGAATGGATGCGGAGATGAGAAAAATTGAGGTGGAGGAAGTGGTGGCTGCGAAAGCAGATGCGAGGGATTTCTCGGGGATTAGGCTCGAGGCCTTGGACATAACCAAATTGTCGCTGATGCGGCCGGACGGCCATCCGGGCCCGTACATGTACGCCTTCCCATTCGCTGACGGGGTGAAGGACCGCGTGCAGAATGATTGCGTGCATTGGTGCTTGCCAGGGCCCATAGACACATGGAACGGGATACTGTTAGAGGCGATCAAGAGATGGAACGGCGGAGAGATGAACAGGTTATCTCTAGATCTAGCACGATGA
- the LOC115728516 gene encoding uncharacterized protein LOC115728516, which translates to MGNCQAIDAAALVIQHPDGRIERLYWPVMASEVMRNHPGHYVSLIIPLPSPPAFEEDGGNPKEVRFTRVKLLRPGETLALGHAYRLITSQEVMKVLRAKKYAKMKEHQHQPETAGESESEVGVSAPRNTSCQAGGGGGGGGGSSDTEKTNQDGRSRKHRSLKHQNNSPANSALAKSKLWRPTLHSISEAAS; encoded by the exons atggggaaTTGCCAGGCTATAGATGCTGCAGCTCTAGTGATACAGCATCCTGATGGGAGGATAGAAAGGCTGTATTGGCCCGTGATGGCGAGCGAGGTCATGAGGAACCACCCGGGCCACTACGTCTCCCTGATAATCCCGCTTCCGTCACCGCCGGCGTTTGAGGAAGATGGCGGGAACCCAAAGGAGGTGCGATTCACCCGAGTGAAGCTTCTGCGGCCGGGCGAAACCCTCGCTCTTGGTCACGCCTATCGCCTTATCACTTCTCAAG AGGTGATGAAAGTCCTGAGAGCCAAGAAGTATGCAAAGATGAAGGAGCACCAACACCAGCCAGAGACAGCTGGGGAATCAGAATCCGAGGTGGGGGTATCAGCACCCAGGAACACAAGTTGTCaggcaggaggaggaggaggaggaggaggagggagctCTGACACAGAAAAGACCAACCAG GACGGCCGGTCGCGCAAACATCGGAGCCTTAAACACCAGAACAACAGTCCGGCAAACTCCGCCTTGGCAAAGTCGAAACTATGGCGCCCAACTCTTCATAGCATTTCCGAGGCAGCTAGCTGA
- the LOC125315670 gene encoding protein PLASTID REDOX INSENSITIVE 2, chloroplastic-like isoform X1: MRLTWRSHGFFAVSRQALFVRKPRNSPSWVRATSPQKHVYHDPIPELAASVCTKSFERRKFERDPREKLSGDIDTLGEDLDSVIKVCTQCLRDQIFSEFLREECGGPGALLVDPFTDKLVALEENNFPGATLAARASLSWAQNFVYQDWNTRGSS; encoded by the exons ATGAGGCTCACATGGCGTTCACACGGTTTCTTCGCAGTTTCACGTCAAGCCCTCTTCGTAAGAAAACCCAGAAACTCTCCGAGCTGGGTGAGGGCCACATCTCCTCAGAAGCACGTGTACCATGATCCAATCCCCGAATTGGCAGCATCTGTATGTACTAAGTCCTTC GAGAGGCGCAAGTTCGAGCGTGACCCCAGGGAGAAGCTATCCGGGGACATTGACACACTGGGAGAGGATCTTGATTCGGTCATAAAAGTGTGCACCCAG TGTCTTCGAGATCAGATATTCAGCGAATTTCTCCGCGAGGAATGTGGAGGACCTGGAGCATTGCTGGTGGATCCTTTCACAGATAAGCTAGTCGCCCTTGAGGAGAACAATTTTCCTGGAGCTACTCTCGCTGCGCGAGCATCGCTATCGTGGGCTCAAAACTTTGTTTATCAGGATTGGAACACAAGAGGATCGAGCTGA
- the LOC125315670 gene encoding protein PLASTID REDOX INSENSITIVE 2, chloroplastic-like isoform X2, whose protein sequence is MRLTWRSHGFFAVSRQALFVRKPRNSPSWVRATSPQKHVYHDPIPELAASERRKFERDPREKLSGDIDTLGEDLDSVIKVCTQCLRDQIFSEFLREECGGPGALLVDPFTDKLVALEENNFPGATLAARASLSWAQNFVYQDWNTRGSS, encoded by the exons ATGAGGCTCACATGGCGTTCACACGGTTTCTTCGCAGTTTCACGTCAAGCCCTCTTCGTAAGAAAACCCAGAAACTCTCCGAGCTGGGTGAGGGCCACATCTCCTCAGAAGCACGTGTACCATGATCCAATCCCCGAATTGGCAGCATCT GAGAGGCGCAAGTTCGAGCGTGACCCCAGGGAGAAGCTATCCGGGGACATTGACACACTGGGAGAGGATCTTGATTCGGTCATAAAAGTGTGCACCCAG TGTCTTCGAGATCAGATATTCAGCGAATTTCTCCGCGAGGAATGTGGAGGACCTGGAGCATTGCTGGTGGATCCTTTCACAGATAAGCTAGTCGCCCTTGAGGAGAACAATTTTCCTGGAGCTACTCTCGCTGCGCGAGCATCGCTATCGTGGGCTCAAAACTTTGTTTATCAGGATTGGAACACAAGAGGATCGAGCTGA
- the LOC125315670 gene encoding uncharacterized protein LOC125315670 isoform X4: MRLTWRSHGFFAVSRQALFVRKPRNSPSWVRATSPQKHVYHDPIPELAASVCTKSFERRKFERDPREKLSGDIDTLGEDLDSVIKVCTQIHRITDSDCGVFEIRYSANFSARNVEDLEHCWWILSQIS, translated from the exons ATGAGGCTCACATGGCGTTCACACGGTTTCTTCGCAGTTTCACGTCAAGCCCTCTTCGTAAGAAAACCCAGAAACTCTCCGAGCTGGGTGAGGGCCACATCTCCTCAGAAGCACGTGTACCATGATCCAATCCCCGAATTGGCAGCATCTGTATGTACTAAGTCCTTC GAGAGGCGCAAGTTCGAGCGTGACCCCAGGGAGAAGCTATCCGGGGACATTGACACACTGGGAGAGGATCTTGATTCGGTCATAAAAGTGTGCACCCAG ATTCACAGGATTACCGACTCAGATTGCGGTGTCTTCGAGATCAGATATTCAGCGAATTTCTCCGCGAGGAATGTGGAGGACCTGGAGCATTGCTGGTGGATCCTTTCACAGATAAGCTAG
- the LOC125315670 gene encoding uncharacterized protein LOC125315670 isoform X3 — MRLTWRSHGFFAVSRQALFVRKPRNSPSWVRATSPQKHVYHDPIPELAASVCTKSFERRKFERDPREKLSGDIDTLGEDLDSVIKVCTQEIQIFIRTFNFRFTGLPTQIAVSSRSDIQRISPRGMWRTWSIAGGSFHR, encoded by the exons ATGAGGCTCACATGGCGTTCACACGGTTTCTTCGCAGTTTCACGTCAAGCCCTCTTCGTAAGAAAACCCAGAAACTCTCCGAGCTGGGTGAGGGCCACATCTCCTCAGAAGCACGTGTACCATGATCCAATCCCCGAATTGGCAGCATCTGTATGTACTAAGTCCTTC GAGAGGCGCAAGTTCGAGCGTGACCCCAGGGAGAAGCTATCCGGGGACATTGACACACTGGGAGAGGATCTTGATTCGGTCATAAAAGTGTGCACCCAG GAGATTCAAATCTTCATTAGAACTTTTAACTTCAGATTCACAGGATTACCGACTCAGATTGCGGTGTCTTCGAGATCAGATATTCAGCGAATTTCTCCGCGAGGAATGTGGAGGACCTGGAGCATTGCTGGTGGATCCTTTCACAGATAA